A single window of Gossypium hirsutum isolate 1008001.06 chromosome A10, Gossypium_hirsutum_v2.1, whole genome shotgun sequence DNA harbors:
- the LOC121208613 gene encoding uncharacterized protein yields the protein MEQNLPVITKRVWSIVRALLFMMRKGIFSKKKFMVDLNMVLKRGKIAGAKAIGNLMFHHHHRQVSPKCSMDVSTAAVAKAAVQEYEFSCSNTPNYIFPFNLAAKKKNGGIHNYYHHFFGCAHAPPTHEDDMVTMNAVKVVLEMLNNNDNTMMEATVAASPMLPGFGQTPLARQLRITDSPFPLRDVDEDNGYVDKAAEDFINRFYKDLRQQDKRLSEL from the coding sequence ATGGAGCAAAATTTGCCAGTGATCACCAAAAGAGTGTGGAGCATTGTGAGGGCACTTCTTTTCATGATGAGAAAAGGGATTTTCTCAAAGAAAAAGTTCATGGTTGATCTCAACATGGTGCTTAAACGTGGCAAAATCGCCGGCGCCAAAGCCATTGGCAACCTCATGTTCCACCATCACCACCGCCAAGTCTCACCCAAGTGTTCCATGGATGTGTCCACGGCGGCGGTGGCCAAAGCAGCAGTCCAAGAGTACGAGTTCAGCTGCAGCAACACCCCCAACTACATCTTCCCTTTCAACCTCGCCGCCAAGAAGAAGAACGGCGGCATTCACAACTACTACCACCACTTCTTCGGGTGCGCCCACGCTCCTCCTACCCACGAAGACGACATGGTGACCATGAACGCCGTGAAGGTTGTCTTGGAGATGCTTAACAACAATGACAACACCATGATGGAAGCTACTGTTGCTGCTTCCCCTATGTTACCAGGGTTCGGACAAACCCCATTGGCCAGGCAACTTAGGATAACCGACTCCCCATTTCCGTTAAGGGATGTTGATGAAGACAACGGCTACGTAGACAAAGCTGCGGAGGATTTCATTAACAGGTTTTACAAGGATTTAAGGCAGCAAGATAAGAGACTGTCCGAGTTGTAA